The Dermacentor silvarum isolate Dsil-2018 chromosome 3, BIME_Dsil_1.4, whole genome shotgun sequence region CCGTCACTTGAAATAAATAATCCAACGCTGACTTCCGAATTTGCTTTATTGGAGCTTTCCTCGAGCTTTTTGCATTATTTACTCTGCATGGAAATATAAAGGAGCAAACGCTAATGCAAAAGTGCTGAAAACAGGAGGAGCAGCTGCAAACTGGTCAATGCCAAAAGGTGCATTTATTTCGTGGATTCATGGGTTCACCGGGGGCGCAGCCAAAGGCACGCGAGAACTCGGGCATGTTCATAAGGGGCACTATACAGCGGGACCGGTATGGTGCATAGTTGCCCGTTAACGTGCTGTACTGATGGCACCATGTCACACAGTGATTGACGTAGAACAGGCGCTCCGCCGACATGTCGAGCCCCGCTAGTGTGACGTTGCTCTCCGACGGGGACAACGCAGCGAAGGCAGCGTACGCAGTGATGGTTCCGACCCAGTCCGCCAGGTTCTCGGAGTCCATCTTTGCATTCGACACCTCCTTCCAGGCGCTGTATGGTAGCTGCGAATAGCGGTCACGCTTGAGATTACATTTCTGAGGCAAATGTTAATGCGAATGAATTCACTACGCAGGTTACAAAAGGCCGCTTGAGTTTGTTTAGATAAGTAACGTGGCCGATATTCCGTCATTTGTTCTTTAGACTTGCATTTCATTGTGGGTGTTGTCGGATAACATAAAGAAAATATGTCTCGTATTGATCTACTTTATGGGAGCCATATTCTCTATCATTAGGCCTACAAGCTAGCGTTAACGACGTCACTGCGTAGCGCTGTCGTGATCATTTCTTGTAATCAAGCTTTCACGCACCGTGAGATCTGCACAATACTAATTACAGCTTCGAGAGCATGGACAGCGGCATATGATCCAGAACTCTGTACTTTTGACTCTACTCTCAGCATGTACACGCTGCATACAAGCAACGATAAAGCGTCTGTGACACCGCAGAAGGTTTTGCCTAAAGTTTTCATCCTCACttaaagacaaaaaaagaagtgTTAGGACGCAACACCGCTGCGTAGGCGTAACATTGCAGGGAAGACGGCAATACGAATGTCGTCGTTGCCACTTCAGTTCCAAGGTTATTGTTGTGGCATGACCCCCCATATTCCTATGAACTAAGTACTTTAACTACTTAAGGAGGCCCGACTTGGTGATGGTTCTACATGTAGATATGTTGTGGTCGGGCAGTGGTACTTCTAGGCATAGCCTAAGGTATTGAAACCGCGACTGGCGTAGACAAACACTAGTATGGGACAATAGCGACAACTGCGGCGCGGCTATGTTATCAAGACACGACAGACATCAAATAAGAAAAAGTGCGTGCGGCGGTGCGGTGCGGACTTTGATTCGGTCAGAAGAGATTCGACGACGGCTGCCACGGGAAACGACGCAGCAGCTAGGTCACGTGGGCTATCGCCGGCGGCTACCGGTCCGCTCGGCCACCTACTTTGTGTGCAGCCACCGCCGAGTCCCGCGGCCGAGCGTGGGCAGTTACTTTCTCCGTCCAGCCGGCTGTTCTTGGAGCGCGCGTGAGACCTATCGAAGAGCTCGTGCGACTCCGTGGTCCCTTCACCCATCGGGCCAAACCCTCACCGCGAGTCGGCTGACAAGAGCGGGCGGTTCCGCGGCATGCCCGCCCGTCGAATTACTAGCGGGCAGTCGCGGTGACGGTGTTACAGTGCCGCCTTTCTGTTGCGGCGTCAAGGCATGTCGACACAATGACGCCGTACCGTGAGGGATCAACTCGACAACCGCCGAAATACTTCGCATAGGGCTATGGAGTGCAGAGACGCTCATGATAGCGACTGGACTGCGTAGCTTCGGGTGGTATAACTAGAATTTCCTGCTAGCCTTAAACTGGGGCGGAATTCACAAAGCGAAGTTACGAAGaaattttggcgtaagaaaaatcttacgaaaaaagCGAATTCACAAAGGtgaaactgttcgtaagatcagcaagcttgcgatgcccgtcgctgcaaagacgagcgctgtagtcgaaaaaatgcATGTATATAAGGGTAGCACAGGTGAGAACTTCAGCACTTTcgccaatagtaagcgtaagtcgattcacaaaacctaaacagccgtcACAGATGGCGACTTCATTATCATTATGTCTATCAATGACGATCATCATTATgtctatctgcgccgctcgagctgacgcaggtaagcgttggaacgcgcCGTTGCGGCTGACTGGCCAGGGCCATAACTGATAACCGAGCTGGTGCATGCTTATATCTTTGTGGCGCACTCTGATTTGTCTTCTCAAGGTGCATTAAGGTGTTTGAGTGCATAATTGTATCGAGCGTGCGCTGTtgtggaaggcagtaacattaatgctgtgcAGCGAACTTCTGCCCAAcgtctgataggctgtgtttctgcATGCGCGCAGTAGCCTGAATTTTCATACTCGTCAAGACAGTCTATTGGGTGTTAGCAAACATAAGTGCAGTGTCCGTCCCTGACAACCGTCAAGATTGCCATTTATGTGTTTGGAGCCCAAGTCTATCGTATTCTTTTTCTAGTTTGAGCTTGCTATTGCTCATAGGGTGGCGGATAATTATTTTTTCCAACGCTTTGACGCTATTATTCTAATGCAGGATGAAGTAATGAAAAAAAACGCCTAAACGTTTATAGTTATCGAAACTTGTTGCTGTTGCACAATTCGCGGTCATCTTCTGTGCTGCGCCTATTATATAGCTTTTAGATTTAATTCAGCCCAAAGTTGAAGCCacgtagtgtctgtgcccacggtGTTGCTCATTATGTGGCCTACGGTGGGAACCAACGTATGCGTACGACGGATGGCAATTTTGCTTATGATATGACGCGGGACGTCGATACGAtgacataaaaaaagaaatggcgtatAAAATGACGTACTACCATTGtgatgaaacacacacacacacacacacttatgttTATAACCACAAAGAGGCGTATAACTGGAGACACTTAGTTTTTTTGTAAAAACTAGCGCAGCATAATGCACCTAAAGACACCACTACTATTTTGTTTTGCATACACAAAGTCAGTACGGGCAACATCCAATGGTGAAAGgagacggcaaaaaaaaaaagaatgccacagcagacgacagccatcgtcTTGTTATGATTCGCCggagatgcttattctaaacaCCAGACTAACATCAGTTCTTTgcgaaatgacgtcactcacgtcCTTCACTTgcttcgtgcgatgttctttctatagTTCCCTCTCTCACTTATTCTTACCTAAGAAGcccttcataggcgtttgtgaatctAGTGCAAGAATTTTCGCCCAGCCGGCAACAGTCCTACGTAATCAGGTCAACAGGACGGTGCGATAAATGTGGTCACAGTGGCCCGGTATCGTGATTAATTCAGCACGCTTGGACAAAGCTACATTTCTATCTAATAAGCGGTGTAAGTGCATATTGAAGGGATCGCACGGAAGGACTGAACAAACTTCACATTAATGCCGGAGGGCTTGCGGCATACGGCTGACAACCCAATAGTTTTTTCATTTGTGTGTAACGTCCATATTTGCCTATAGACAGCACACGTATCCGCAATTTCTCAGGCTTCTACACTGCCTTAGTGATATTTGTGGCTTCACATGGTTTAATTAGCCGCAAGTGGAAAATTACTTAtcgtggccttcgtcctgcagtggacataaaagtacGCTGATGTCGTTTCAGAATATATATAGTTGCTccttcgcatatatatatatatatatatatatatatatatatattggaaagGAAAGAACAGAGACAACACCCGTTCACGGGGGTGGCTGTTCTattacctgccacatcgcctccTGCCAGCGCCCGTCGTGCGAGCTCCCGCTCCCAAgtctagtatatatatatatatatatatatatatatatatatatatatatatatatatatatatattgccacgagcgGCGATCTTGTGGttggtgcttggacgatgacgacgacggtgtggatgtctggtgtgcacgcgcttaCCTTACCATCGCTATAGcattgtgcgccttaccttgtaaatataacCATTGTATATAGAATCTCCCCCTAACATCTTCGGTGGATGTGCTGGGTAAGTTCGTTACAACACCGAGAGCTGGATCTTCACAGCGGACGGCGCGTtcctgccaccacaatgaccgaccaagcgaccagtgtgagcaaggcccgtcaccagggattctcttgcaccctcgtgatcccgggataTTCAATGGCATAAGCGGCGTCTACGTTGATGAACCCTGACAGGGTCAATGTCGTATATGTATGGACGTCCtccgcgaacaccttcaaaagGCTCAATCGACCGAAACatgtggaattttttacttgcgccaatgcctctccgtttttgtgtgtgtgtgtgtgtgtgtgcatgtgtgtgtgtgtgtgtgttttatggaaacggcgcgtcggctatcgctcgcgcatccgggcgcgcgcgcaggcggcggcggcaagtgcgcgcctctttcgatcatttctttcgcatggcatgtgctgccactcgaccgGAACACGTGGAATTGTTTACTTACGCAAATacctctccgtttttttttctttaatggcgACGGAGCGTCAGCTATCGTTTGCGcatccgggcgcgcgcgcgcggggcaccggcggcaagttacggttttctcctgcggcggatcccgcttgttgcacgcgctaaactgacggctatctggtttcaaatctctcaaagggtgaccgcttgttataccccagtcacacgggcgtGCCAAAGGTCCTTTGCAGTTAAGGAGCATAGAGCTTTCAAAGGAACATTAGTTCAAGGGATATGTGTCAGTGCTACACGGTCTCCGTTTAAGCTTTTAACAGAAACCGCAACGTATCCTTAGCGCTGCCGTCGCCTcaaaagtaataaaaaatatGGGCCCGAATACGTCTTACAATAAATTTATTGAGTATTTTTTCTGCGATATTTACTTTTGTTTAATACATTGAAACATCAAAACAAAATGTACGCGTAGTTAGGTGGTTACTTTACCAAATACAGAGGTATTTATTGTAATGATGGCCACCATGTGCATCGCTTCGTACACCGCATGCTCGCGTCTATCATTCGTTGTTGCCCTTGCTTCAGCTTTGTTTGGTGTTCTCGCCTTGTTTGCTCAAAGCAAAGATTGTGAAAATGAGTGACGACGCTGAAGGTGTTACAAAATATGAAGTAGCGCTGGCAATGGCTGCAGTGTCATCGCTGGAACTAGACGTCGAGGCAGCAAGCAATAAGGTGCGCGATATACGGCGGCGTCTCATCGCAAACAATTGCCTGCTGACGGCCCTCGCTTCATCGCGGCGCGCAGTTCAGCGACGCGTCTGGGCCTATCGTCGCCATGAAGAATGGTTTGAGAGAACTCTACCGAATCTCGGCAGCCGGCACTTCAAACAGTCGTTCAGAGTATCGGAAACGACATTCAGATACTTAGTTGACGTCTGCAGGCCAGCAATGCAGCGGCAGACGACAAATATGCGCGAGTGCGTCGCTATTGAAAAACGTGTGGCCGTCAGCTTGTACAAGCTGTGCTCGTGCGCGGAGGACAGAGCAGTTGCGGACATCTTTGGCATAGGTCGTTCCACTGTGAACGTCATATACAGGGAATTTTGCGCCACAGTTGTTGCTACCCTCGAAAAGGAATGGGTAAAAATGCCTTCGCCGGACGAGATGCCAGCTCACGTAAAGGAATTTCAGGCAGCGTGTGACTTCCCGCAAGGCGTCGGGGCCCTGGACGGCTGCCACATACCAGTATCGCCGCCAAAGGAGCACGCCAGTGATTATTACAACTATAAAGGCTGGTAAGTATGTCGCTATGGGTCTTTTTGTTGTCATCGTTGGCGTGATGAATAATTATGGATGTAGTCGGTGAAAACGTTTCACCAAGCTGCAGGATTCACATTTAACATTGCCTCCGTTAGGTGTTTTCAAAGCAGTTGAAAAATAAATAGTAGGATTGCTGTGTTTCTTGACATTTGACTAGTCATTGTGCTCGTTCTTAGTGGTGCACTATGCTCTGTGTGATTGTAATTTATTGCTATTTATTATCTTGTTCTCTAACTTCATGGCTCTAATTTTGTTCATTGCAGGTACAGCATCATATTGCTTGCCCTGGTAGATCATAAGTACCTGTTCAGGTACGTAAATGTCGGATCACCAGGGCGCTGTCACGATGCATATGTGTACCGGCAGTCTGCATTGGCCGATATGGTTGAGGGACCATTGTTCCAAGCGCCAGCAGCAAGAATCAACGGAGTTGTTGTGCCACCATTGATCCTGTGCGACCAGGCATTTCCGCTTACTGCTAACCTAATGAAGCCCTTCAAGAGTTTCGGAGAGAACACTAGACACAGATCATACAATTACAATTTGTCAAGGTCCCGGAGGATTGTAGAAAACGCCTTTGGGAGGCTTAAAGCTAGATTCCGGCTTGTGCTCAAAAAAATGGATGCAGACATTGGGAATGTCCCGATGATCATAAGGGCATGTTGTGTGCTGCACAATATATGTGAGCACTTTTCAGACGCTCTTCCACAGCAGTGGCTGCACGAGTCTGAGATCGAAAGCATGCTCTATGTGCAACCAGACCATTGTACAGATGTGCAAGTTGGAAGCGGACCAGATGTTAGAGGAGCCCTTGTAGAATATTATCGCCAGCGTGAATGTCACTGAAGTTTGTGATGTAGTGCCATACGCTGGTGAATGGCCACCTATCTACAAAGAAGCTGGACTTAAGTAGCATGGCAGTGTTCAGTTTACTGTGCTGCTCGTCATTGTCCACTTGTATGCATACatttccacctttttttttcctttttcaccTTTCTGTGAAATGCAAAACAGTTTTTAAGTTGAACTAGCTATGTTACTCAGTGACAGCGTGCTAGCAGGATCATCATGTTGCTTCACAAGTTATCTTTATGGCAGTAGCAACAAAAGAATGCATTTAAACAAAGTTGCCTGGATGGTTGTGTGCATGACAGTGATGTAAAATATCTTTACGGCAGTAGCAACAAAAGAACGCATTTTAAACACAAAGTTGCCTGCATGGTTGTGTGCATGACAGTGATGTAAAATAGTTGAAATTATTTTGCAGTCCATTAATATTTTTTTTAGGCTAAGAATAGCTGTGGTCTATCCCACAATATTGGTGCttatgtttgctttttttttttcttctactgctGAGTGACCTTCATGCCCCCTCGTTCATGTTTTATGGTACAACAGAGATTGTGAAGCAATCAACATATTGCAACAAGGGGTTGCTAAAGCGCTTCATTCATGTCTTGGTGTGACCACTTTATTTGCTTACAATAATGTCAAACGTTTTCTTACGTGCTTGAAGTGCAAAACGGTAAAACAGTTATTACTGAGGGCAAACAAAAGGTACAGTGATCACTTGCGCTGAGCAGCACGTGCAGGCACTGATCATATAATGCAATAACAGCGCAGCGCCATGTACACGGTCCAAAAGTGCAAACCAGCATTTATAGGCAGGCTGCACTGCAACCACAGAACAGTCTTTAGAGGACATGATGCAAGCTGTACTAGCACATGTAAACGTGGTGTGTAGCAGACATTGACAAAAGCACTAAGCGTGGTTTAGCTAGTGATCATTAGGTGGCAACTCCGCTCTAGTGCAGCCAGTAGTTCCGACAAATTTTTCCTTACCCCATTTATTCAATTGCCATTTTTGTTTAGTGAAGCAGCTGTTCCGTATTAAATGACAGGAGACTGGATTCATTGAAACCATGTTTTGTCACTTTTATACATGCGTGTTGTCAATTTGCACCAGCTGAAGCTGGCACTCCTGTATATTCACAATATAAAACATCTATTAGGGAATGCTTACGCACTAGTAGAGAATTGTAGCGTCATGCACAGTGAATGAATTACATACTTTTATTTCGGGAAAATTGTTGAGGGTAGGAGCAGTTTCCCAGACATCTTCAGCACTTCATTTCCTTAGGGACTGTTTTTGTCCTGGCATTGAAGTTCTGTATCTGGTTATGGCGGTAACAGATGCGTCGCTGGGGTTCCTTAGCATCTTGTTTGTGATTCCGATCTTTCCTGGAACTGATGCGGTGCACAGCTGCATGGTTGCTCGACCTCTGCTTCCTTGATGGGCCTGTCCATTGTGGTGTTAGCCTTCCCTTTGTAGGCTCCTAGCAGGATCTGTGGGGCAATGTATAGGTATCTATTTTTGATATCCTCGATCTCCTTATCAATGAGCAAGGGTTTGTGTAGGATTTTAGTTATACCTTGACTGCTTTCCCTTTTTGATTTTGTAGGATCGAGGAGTTGTCTTAGCATCGACCACGTGTCTTTCCTAGCTTGCCGTTCATGCTATCGCACGTCTGGCCCCATGGCTGTCTGGTAACGTATGCCACGTGCTCTTCCATTTTTTTGGAGAGTTTCGGTATTCTTAGTCGGAGTTTCTGATTGTTCCACCTCTTTGTGAGGCTGTTGTAGGCCTCCCAGATATACAGGAGTCCACTCTCCACTATGCCAGTTTCTTCTACGGTGGGAATTTCCGCAGTGACAGATTCTAGGTGCCTCGAATTTCTCTGTCCATGAGACTGTCATTGATTGTTGTCGGGGCACTGTCATTTATGATGTGCCTAAATTTGTCCCAGTTGGCTGTCAAACAACCTGCAGCTGATAGTTGCGAGCCTGTAAGCTGAGCTGTATTACACTTTCAGCCTTCACTAGGCGCAAGGAGTAAACGACTAATAGGTGGCAACAAAAGCAGGAAAAAGACCTGCCGTCAATCTTTATTAAAATATCGACTCATCAGGTCAACAAGCTTTTCTTGGGCATTTATTTGCCGCTCTTTCAGCACCCGCTCTTCCTTTGCAGCATTTTCGAATGTCTGCCGAAGCAGGCGTTGCTCATTGAGCAATTCCCGTTGGAACTCCCCTGTCGAAGTTAGCTTCCTCTTTCGAGGACGACGCTGGTTCTCATTTTGTGTGAGCCGACTCTCCTGCGATGGCCCCTCATCTTCCGGTCCCGATGTGGGTACTGCTTCCGAGGCTGGTGGCTCCAGCTGCCATTGATCTTGGCTGTGCTGTGGCGACTGGTAGCCATTTTCCATGCTACAAATCAGCTGAAGGGTGAAAAGAATTGGGTCTTAAGCACAGACACATAAAAGTGATATCTTATTTAGTAGCATCCTGCTTAGCTTTTTAAGGTTACCTCATCACACCTTATTATTACAACCATGCACTTGTCATCTTTCTGTAGGCCCTTTTCTTTACAATGTGGTCATAGGCTGTTCATGACACGCAAAATCTTCCTGTTGCACATTTTCAGCATCCAGTTTTCCCAGAAAGCATGAAATTTCAACACAATTTACAGCAGTCTTCTATCCTGCAATAATATGCATGAAAAGATGGGGCACTACATATTGTATACCTGCATGCACGTTGCAATGCTTTAAAGGGAATTCTTGGTCTGCATATGCAGGTGCATTGCTCGTTATGCGGCCTTGTTCCAGCTTTTGAGTGCACACCATTTATTTATTCCAATGAAGGTACGGGTGCAAAGGAAATTGCTGAAACATTTTAAGCTTCAAGTGTGTAAGCAATTCGACTGCATCATTAGACTGCACTTGAATCGTGCTGTTATTTCATTTTGCTttctatgctttctttttttgtcatttgcCTCATCAGCACTCACTTGATGTATATAATTTACATGCTTCCGAATAAAAAAATTTTGAGAACCACTTCTCCTGTCTTGACTGGCAATTTGTTTTGTTTGCGTTTTCAGGCATGAAATTGCAAACTGGCCGAGTTGGTCCATTGTCATGCATTTAAAACTACACCATGCTGAGTCTGCTTCATGCCCATTTATAGGCATGCATTTGTACAAGTGAATCACGACAAACTTGCCTCTTCAACTGTGGCGTTTGTGTGCCCTGTACTCTCTTCTACCAGAGAGTGGTCGTTTGCTGGCAGCGTCCCCAGAAAGCGGTGTATTTCAGTGAAATAAAGCCACGGCACTGGTGCAGAGCCTGTTGTCCGTTTCTTTGCCCAACTCCTGGAAAGTTCAGTGAACAGCAGAAGTGCCATTGCATAAATTAGGCAAAATGCACAGGCATATTAAGCACACTTCATGCAGGAAGAAAATTCCAGTATGTGCTTTCATGCTATACCTTCAAAATAAATAGTGGTGACAGCTCCCGTATGCCAGTGACTTCGATGAAGCTTAACATAACTAGCACTTGCGCAACTATCAAAAttcacatgcatgcacacactaCTGCTTCAGCTGTTTTCACTGTAACTGGGCAGGCTAGCGGATTTTTCATCATCCAGTATTTGGATGATGATATTCCCCATTGCCGTATTGGCAATGGGGAATGAATATTTTGGTTTATTTTACATGCCATCAAATCGCACTATAGTTAATAGTtacacacttttttgttttaacGGACATAAGCTTAGCACACACGGATGTGAATCGGACGCTGCGGCAGGGTTCTTGTTAGCGCCTCATCTAACTAGGAGGCGTTGGTTCTTGTGCAGGAATTCGGCTGTTGGTTTTGACGTTTCACTTCTGTAGGCGTATCAAGTGCGTCCGTGCCACAcacaagaaaacgaaaaaaaaaagcagtcgccCCGTAAATAAACCACGGCCGAACGACAAAACCTACAAATACTAGCCTCAAATTACTGGAAGTACCAACTCTGTTGCTGCCGAATGTGCAGCGCGTAATATTAAGGCTTACCTGTACATTTGGGTGAGGTTATCAATCTTGCTCTGCACCTGCTTTCTGGTTCGGACGATTCCGAGCGCGGCGAGGCGTCGCACAATGCTCTCGTAAACTCCAGCGTTCCTCCGCTCTCCTCTCAGCTGCTCCAGGTATTCTTCCCAAAGGCTTATCAAAGCCCACGTCTCCCGTTCGCCCCACGTTGTTCGTGGTTGCGGCGGGGCCGTCTGTTGGGTTGACGTTTGGGTGGGGTCGGAGCAGCTCATTTCTTCTGGCAAGGTGCGCGTGAACGCAGTAACAGAAAACCAAAAAAGCACAGTGACCAGGAAAGAAAAGCTAAGGACGCGAAGAAAAAATGCCGAGGAGACTTCGCTGCCTAGCCGCCGATCACCAGATACAGCCACATACTACAGAACCAAATCGCACATGGGCGCACATGCACCCGTGTTGTGTCAGTGTTGCCGCTGATGACAGGCCGTaccggcgctgctgtaccggcaCGTTCATGATCGAGATTGCGGGTATCCCGAAAATGTTTAGTATTTTATTACTAGTATTTAGTACTTAGAAGCTTGTTCTAAACAGGTCAAAATTAAAGTTCCGTATTTATAAACATTGTTATTTCTGCTATCGGACACCCTCTAGGCTCGAGAGTATTCCCTTGAGATTTCAAAGGACGAATGCGAACTCCTTTGGCTCAAAGCTCCTTTCGAGAAGGCCTCCTTTGATGCGCTCGTGTGACAGCGCGCAATCTCCCTTGAAGTAAAGGATCTTTGGTTCAAAGGTctttgaaagtgcccgtgtgactggggtattacTCGATTGCTTATCGCCCAccgcggcgcgattacacctgtttCCAGGCAGGCTCATATATACATAAACGATGCGGCAGCTTTTGCGTTTCCtgttttggagaccacaaaagctctatcgcaccttgttggcgataagacgaaggcttgtACAGTCCAATAGTCCTACAGTCCACTAGTCTTTCCTTGCTGTCCAACTTATTTTAAGAGTATAGTCCATTGAGACATTTCGTTACTCGGCGTTTCGACTGGAGGAATGCTTTGAATAAGAGTGCAAAAAAAGCCgctcctccggccgaaacgtagAATAAGCTAGCGTCTCAAAAGGCCACTCTTTCATTATTTAAATATATAAATATGCTCGAAGAAAAGAGATCCTACATGTCGGGTATTGACTTATCGAAAGAATGTGCAGGCGGTACACATTTGAAAGAAATGtttcttcactgacgtttcggctATAGCATGGCCTTCGTCACAGTGAAGAGGGGGTTACAATGCGGCCACTTTTATTATGGAGTCACGCGTATGCATTATCAATAAGGAAACTAATTGCATAAAAATAAAAACTACTGGTATTTCAGTGACCAGTATTAGCAGAGGTGATCAGAACAATCAGCAGAGGTGATTATGGTAAAGAGGGGCAACATGTGACAAGCCAAGCGTTTACAATTTTACCTTCAGGAGCAACACACCTTAGAGCAATATCATATACATGACAAACAAAGATAGCTCAGGGAAAAAAAACGGGTACTACAGTATAAGGATAAGCATCAGCAAGCACTGCCACCCAACCATCACAAAACGCGTGTCACTCTAGTGGGAGACAGATGACGTTACCAGTATTTTCGTTGATGGC contains the following coding sequences:
- the LOC125944345 gene encoding neprilysin-1-like, translating into MGEGTTESHELFDRSHARSKNSRLDGESNCPRSAAGLGGGCTQSRWPSGPLPYSAWKEVSNAKMDSENLADWVGTITAYAAFAALSPSESNVTLAGLDMSAERLFYVNHCVTWCHQYSTLTGNYAPYRSRCIVPLMNMPEFSRAFGCAPGEPMNPRNKCTFWH
- the LOC119445790 gene encoding uncharacterized protein LOC119445790; protein product: MQRQTTNMRECVAIEKRVAVSLYKLCSCAEDRAVADIFGIGRSTVNVIYREFCATVVATLEKEWVKMPSPDEMPAHVKEFQAACDFPQGVGALDGCHIPVSPPKEHASDYYNYKGWYSIILLALVDHKYLFRYVNVGSPGRCHDAYVYRQSALADMVEGPLFQAPAARINGVVVPPLILCDQAFPLTANLMKPFKSFGENTRHRSYNYNLSRSRRIVENAFGRLKARFRLVLKKMDADIGNVPMIIRACCVLHNICEHFSDALPQQWLHESEIESMLYVQPDHCTDVQVGSGPDVRGALVEYYRQRECH